From a single Megalobrama amblycephala isolate DHTTF-2021 unplaced genomic scaffold, ASM1881202v1 scaffold521, whole genome shotgun sequence genomic region:
- the LOC125261892 gene encoding MICAL-like protein 1 isoform X3: MCSLKALQDWCRDVCEGYSDVQFTDMSSSFTDGLAFCAIIHKHRPELIDFHSLSKHNVYKNMRLAFDVAERELGISALLDPDELLCEEEPDLLSIITYVSQLYWVFNGKSHDSLKNCVEAEPSSTRTQEQTHTPVYARLSPRKRAGPQEPPSPTPRSQDHRPDNDSLKNCVEAEPSSTRTQEQTHTPVYARLSPRKRAEPQEPPSPTPRSQDHCPDNDSLKNCVEAEPSSTRTQEQTHAPFTSDMIRSSDKRVCSVCHKRVHLIERVLVKGRLYHRACFRCSRCHRALLPISFTVDSETGLLQCSYHCKAAPEHNRPADTAETDGDRSETDGDRSETDGDRSEMERDGVNDERLSTSSDIDIQEPPKPAPRKRVEPQEPPSPTPRSQDHRPDNVPSQSAMRKDHPWMKLVDLGPWYRLPPAPAPSTHSRCCPATFNPFLEDDEDESKDEEVITDTHVSEKEVCKEQKELEESLLRLEKRGVQLEREMRTRTDDNLLVDWFILIHKKNMLVRRDAELMYMLRQRRLEQQQADVEFELRCLFNKPEQDWSSDDRQQEHQLMSRLLSIIQQRNDIISCLDLDRQREKEEDMMLSAVIQRTDLLTQTDKQLEKFNKKFKGLQMFKASGCKSKNSSRKKSS, encoded by the exons ATGTGTTCACTGAAAGCTCTTCAGGACTGGTGTCGAGATGTTTGTGAAGGCTACTCTGATGTTCAGTTCACAGATATGAGCTCCTCATTCACTGATGGACTGGCTTTCTGTGCGATCATCCACAAACACAGACCCGAGCTAAT TGATTTTCACTCTCTGTCCAAACACAACGTCTACAAGAACATGCGTCTG GCGTTTGATGTTGCGGAGCGTGAGCTTGGAATTTCTGCTCTGCTGGATCCGGAtgagctgttgtgtgaggaAGAGCCAGATCTTCTGTCCATCATCACTTATGTCTCACAGCTCTACTGGGTCTTCAATGGAAAATCTCATG ACAGTCTGAAGAATTGTGTGGAGGCTGAACCCAGCAGTACCAGAACACAAGAACAGACACACACTCCGGTATATGCCCGTCTGTCTCCCAGAAAGAGGGCGGGGCCTCAGGAACCTCCTAGCCCCACCCCCAGATCACAGGaccatcgccctgacaatg ACAGTCTGAAGAATTGTGTGGAGGCTGAACCCAGCAGTACCAGAACACAAGAACAGACACACACTCCGGTATATGCCCGTTTGTCTCCCAGAAAGAGGGCGGAGCCTCAGGAACCTCCTAGCCCCACCCCCAGATCACAGGACCATTGCCCTGACAATG ACAGTCTGAAGAATTGTGTGGAGGCTGAACCCAGCAGTACCAGAACACAAGAACAGACACACGCTCCG TTCACATCAGATATGATCAGATCTTCAGATAAAAGAGTCTGTAGTGTCTGTCACAAACGTGTTCATCTCATTGAGAGGGTTTTGGTGAAGGGACGCCTGTATCACCGTGCCTGCTtcag ATGCAGTCGCTGCCATCGCGCTCTGCTGCCGATCTCTTTCACAGTTGACAGTGAGACTGGTTTACTGCAGTGCAGTTATCACTGCAAAGCTGCTCCTGAACACAACCGGCCTGCAGATACTGCTGAGACAGATGGAGACAGAAGTGAGACAGACGGAGACAGAAGTGAGACAGATGGAGACAGAAGTGAAATGGAAAGAGACGGGGTGAATGATGAACGTCTCTCCACCTCATCAGACATAGACATCCAAGAACCTCCCAAACCTGCTCCCAGAAAGAGGGTGGAGCCTCAGGAACCTCCTAGCCCCACCCCCAGATCACAGGaccatcgccctgacaatg TACCGTCTCAGAGCGCCATGCGTAAGGATCATCCCTGGATGAAGCTGGTTGATTTGGGTCCCTGGTATCGCCTTCCTCCGGCTCCGGCTCCTTCCACTCATTCCCGCTGCTGCCCTGCGACCTTTAACCCCTTCCTGGAGGATGATGAGGATGAATCCAAGGATGAAGAG GTGATCACAGACACACACGTGTCAGAGAAGGAGGTGTGTAAGGAGCAGAAGGAGCTGGAGGAGAGTCTGCTGAGGCTGGAGAAGAGAGGAGTGCAGCTGGAGAGAGAGATGAGGACAAGAACAGATG ATAACCTTTTGGTTGATTGGTTTATTCTGATTCATAAGAAGAACATGTTAGTGCGCAGAGATGCTGAGCTGATGTACAT GTTGAGACAGCGCCGTCTGGAGCAGCAGCAGGCTGATGTAGAGTTTGAGCTCAGGTGCCTCTTCAACAAACCAG AGCAAGACTGGAGCTCAGATGACAGACAGCAGGAACATCAGCTAATGTCACGCCTACTGTCAATCATCCAGCAGAGGAATGATATCATCAGCTGCCTGGATCTGGACAgacagag GGAAAAGGAGGAGGACATGATGCTGTCTGCTGTGATCCAGAGAACTG ATCTCCTGACACAGACGGACAAACAGCTGGAAAAATTCAACAAGAAGTTTAAAGGCCTTCAGATGTTCAAGGCATCTGGCTGTAAATCTAAAAACAGTAGCAGAAAGAAAAGCAGCTGA
- the LOC125261892 gene encoding MICAL-like protein 1 isoform X4, with amino-acid sequence MCSLKALQDWCRDVCEGYSDVQFTDMSSSFTDGLAFCAIIHKHRPELIDFHSLSKHNVYKNMRLAFDVAERELGISALLDPDELLCEEEPDLLSIITYVSQLYWVFNGKSHDSLKNCVEAEPSSTRTQEQTHTPVYARLSPRKRAGPQEPPSPTPRSQDHRPDNDSLKNCVEAEPSSTRTQEQTHAPFTSDMIRSSDKRVCSVCHKRVHLIERVLVKGRLYHRACFRCSRCHRALLPISFTVDSETGLLQCSYHCKAAPEHNRPADTAETDGDRSETDGDRSETDGDRSEMERDGVNDERLSTSSDIDIQEPPKPAPRKRVEPQEPPSPTPRSQDHRPDNVPSQSAMRKDHPWMKLVDLGPWYRLPPAPAPSTHSRCCPATFNPFLEDDEDESKDEEQNRFSCKTSVAHKPQTSCSAPSMHQAAYGFPLIKRKVITDTHVSEKEVCKEQKELEESLLRLEKRGVQLEREMRTRTDDNLLVDWFILIHKKNMLVRRDAELMYMLRQRRLEQQQADVEFELRCLFNKPEQDWSSDDRQQEHQLMSRLLSIIQQRNDIISCLDLDRQREKEEDMMLSAVIQRTDLLTQTDKQLEKFNKKFKGLQMFKASGCKSKNSSRKKSS; translated from the exons ATGTGTTCACTGAAAGCTCTTCAGGACTGGTGTCGAGATGTTTGTGAAGGCTACTCTGATGTTCAGTTCACAGATATGAGCTCCTCATTCACTGATGGACTGGCTTTCTGTGCGATCATCCACAAACACAGACCCGAGCTAAT TGATTTTCACTCTCTGTCCAAACACAACGTCTACAAGAACATGCGTCTG GCGTTTGATGTTGCGGAGCGTGAGCTTGGAATTTCTGCTCTGCTGGATCCGGAtgagctgttgtgtgaggaAGAGCCAGATCTTCTGTCCATCATCACTTATGTCTCACAGCTCTACTGGGTCTTCAATGGAAAATCTCATG ACAGTCTGAAGAATTGTGTGGAGGCTGAACCCAGCAGTACCAGAACACAAGAACAGACACACACTCCGGTATATGCCCGTCTGTCTCCCAGAAAGAGGGCGGGGCCTCAGGAACCTCCTAGCCCCACCCCCAGATCACAGGaccatcgccctgacaatg ACAGTCTGAAGAATTGTGTGGAGGCTGAACCCAGCAGTACCAGAACACAAGAACAGACACACGCTCCG TTCACATCAGATATGATCAGATCTTCAGATAAAAGAGTCTGTAGTGTCTGTCACAAACGTGTTCATCTCATTGAGAGGGTTTTGGTGAAGGGACGCCTGTATCACCGTGCCTGCTtcag ATGCAGTCGCTGCCATCGCGCTCTGCTGCCGATCTCTTTCACAGTTGACAGTGAGACTGGTTTACTGCAGTGCAGTTATCACTGCAAAGCTGCTCCTGAACACAACCGGCCTGCAGATACTGCTGAGACAGATGGAGACAGAAGTGAGACAGACGGAGACAGAAGTGAGACAGATGGAGACAGAAGTGAAATGGAAAGAGACGGGGTGAATGATGAACGTCTCTCCACCTCATCAGACATAGACATCCAAGAACCTCCCAAACCTGCTCCCAGAAAGAGGGTGGAGCCTCAGGAACCTCCTAGCCCCACCCCCAGATCACAGGaccatcgccctgacaatg TACCGTCTCAGAGCGCCATGCGTAAGGATCATCCCTGGATGAAGCTGGTTGATTTGGGTCCCTGGTATCGCCTTCCTCCGGCTCCGGCTCCTTCCACTCATTCCCGCTGCTGCCCTGCGACCTTTAACCCCTTCCTGGAGGATGATGAGGATGAATCCAAGGATGAAGAG CAGAACCGTTTCAGTTGCAAAACATCAGTTGCACACAAACCACAGACCTCATGTTCAGCTCCCAGCATGCACCAGGCTGCCTACGGTTTCCCTCTCATCAAGAGGAAG GTGATCACAGACACACACGTGTCAGAGAAGGAGGTGTGTAAGGAGCAGAAGGAGCTGGAGGAGAGTCTGCTGAGGCTGGAGAAGAGAGGAGTGCAGCTGGAGAGAGAGATGAGGACAAGAACAGATG ATAACCTTTTGGTTGATTGGTTTATTCTGATTCATAAGAAGAACATGTTAGTGCGCAGAGATGCTGAGCTGATGTACAT GTTGAGACAGCGCCGTCTGGAGCAGCAGCAGGCTGATGTAGAGTTTGAGCTCAGGTGCCTCTTCAACAAACCAG AGCAAGACTGGAGCTCAGATGACAGACAGCAGGAACATCAGCTAATGTCACGCCTACTGTCAATCATCCAGCAGAGGAATGATATCATCAGCTGCCTGGATCTGGACAgacagag GGAAAAGGAGGAGGACATGATGCTGTCTGCTGTGATCCAGAGAACTG ATCTCCTGACACAGACGGACAAACAGCTGGAAAAATTCAACAAGAAGTTTAAAGGCCTTCAGATGTTCAAGGCATCTGGCTGTAAATCTAAAAACAGTAGCAGAAAGAAAAGCAGCTGA
- the LOC125261892 gene encoding MICAL-like protein 1 isoform X2 → MCSLKALQDWCRDVCEGYSDVQFTDMSSSFTDGLAFCAIIHKHRPELIDFHSLSKHNVYKNMRLAFDVAERELGISALLDPDELLCEEEPDLLSIITYVSQLYWVFNGKSHDSLKNCVEAEPSSTRTQEQTHTPVYARLSPRKRAGPQEPPSPTPRSQDHRPDNDSLKNCVEAEPSSTRTQEQTHTPVYARLSPRKRAEPQEPPSPTPRSQDHCPDNDSLKNCVEAEPSSTRTQEQTHAPFTSDMIRSSDKRVCSVCHKRVHLIERVLVKGRLYHRACFRCSRCHRALLPISFTVDSETGLLQCSYHCKAAPEHNRPADTAETDGDRSETDGDRSETDGDRSEMERDGVNDERLSTSSDIDIQEPPKPAPRKRVEPQEPPSPTPRSQDHRPDNVPSQSAMRKDHPWMKLVDLGPWYRLPPAPAPSTHSRCCPATFNPFLEDDEDESKDEENRFSCKTSVAHKPQTSCSAPSMHQAAYGFPLIKRKVITDTHVSEKEVCKEQKELEESLLRLEKRGVQLEREMRTRTDDNLLVDWFILIHKKNMLVRRDAELMYMLRQRRLEQQQADVEFELRCLFNKPEQDWSSDDRQQEHQLMSRLLSIIQQRNDIISCLDLDRQREKEEDMMLSAVIQRTDLLTQTDKQLEKFNKKFKGLQMFKASGCKSKNSSRKKSS, encoded by the exons ATGTGTTCACTGAAAGCTCTTCAGGACTGGTGTCGAGATGTTTGTGAAGGCTACTCTGATGTTCAGTTCACAGATATGAGCTCCTCATTCACTGATGGACTGGCTTTCTGTGCGATCATCCACAAACACAGACCCGAGCTAAT TGATTTTCACTCTCTGTCCAAACACAACGTCTACAAGAACATGCGTCTG GCGTTTGATGTTGCGGAGCGTGAGCTTGGAATTTCTGCTCTGCTGGATCCGGAtgagctgttgtgtgaggaAGAGCCAGATCTTCTGTCCATCATCACTTATGTCTCACAGCTCTACTGGGTCTTCAATGGAAAATCTCATG ACAGTCTGAAGAATTGTGTGGAGGCTGAACCCAGCAGTACCAGAACACAAGAACAGACACACACTCCGGTATATGCCCGTCTGTCTCCCAGAAAGAGGGCGGGGCCTCAGGAACCTCCTAGCCCCACCCCCAGATCACAGGaccatcgccctgacaatg ACAGTCTGAAGAATTGTGTGGAGGCTGAACCCAGCAGTACCAGAACACAAGAACAGACACACACTCCGGTATATGCCCGTTTGTCTCCCAGAAAGAGGGCGGAGCCTCAGGAACCTCCTAGCCCCACCCCCAGATCACAGGACCATTGCCCTGACAATG ACAGTCTGAAGAATTGTGTGGAGGCTGAACCCAGCAGTACCAGAACACAAGAACAGACACACGCTCCG TTCACATCAGATATGATCAGATCTTCAGATAAAAGAGTCTGTAGTGTCTGTCACAAACGTGTTCATCTCATTGAGAGGGTTTTGGTGAAGGGACGCCTGTATCACCGTGCCTGCTtcag ATGCAGTCGCTGCCATCGCGCTCTGCTGCCGATCTCTTTCACAGTTGACAGTGAGACTGGTTTACTGCAGTGCAGTTATCACTGCAAAGCTGCTCCTGAACACAACCGGCCTGCAGATACTGCTGAGACAGATGGAGACAGAAGTGAGACAGACGGAGACAGAAGTGAGACAGATGGAGACAGAAGTGAAATGGAAAGAGACGGGGTGAATGATGAACGTCTCTCCACCTCATCAGACATAGACATCCAAGAACCTCCCAAACCTGCTCCCAGAAAGAGGGTGGAGCCTCAGGAACCTCCTAGCCCCACCCCCAGATCACAGGaccatcgccctgacaatg TACCGTCTCAGAGCGCCATGCGTAAGGATCATCCCTGGATGAAGCTGGTTGATTTGGGTCCCTGGTATCGCCTTCCTCCGGCTCCGGCTCCTTCCACTCATTCCCGCTGCTGCCCTGCGACCTTTAACCCCTTCCTGGAGGATGATGAGGATGAATCCAAGGATGAAGAG AACCGTTTCAGTTGCAAAACATCAGTTGCACACAAACCACAGACCTCATGTTCAGCTCCCAGCATGCACCAGGCTGCCTACGGTTTCCCTCTCATCAAGAGGAAG GTGATCACAGACACACACGTGTCAGAGAAGGAGGTGTGTAAGGAGCAGAAGGAGCTGGAGGAGAGTCTGCTGAGGCTGGAGAAGAGAGGAGTGCAGCTGGAGAGAGAGATGAGGACAAGAACAGATG ATAACCTTTTGGTTGATTGGTTTATTCTGATTCATAAGAAGAACATGTTAGTGCGCAGAGATGCTGAGCTGATGTACAT GTTGAGACAGCGCCGTCTGGAGCAGCAGCAGGCTGATGTAGAGTTTGAGCTCAGGTGCCTCTTCAACAAACCAG AGCAAGACTGGAGCTCAGATGACAGACAGCAGGAACATCAGCTAATGTCACGCCTACTGTCAATCATCCAGCAGAGGAATGATATCATCAGCTGCCTGGATCTGGACAgacagag GGAAAAGGAGGAGGACATGATGCTGTCTGCTGTGATCCAGAGAACTG ATCTCCTGACACAGACGGACAAACAGCTGGAAAAATTCAACAAGAAGTTTAAAGGCCTTCAGATGTTCAAGGCATCTGGCTGTAAATCTAAAAACAGTAGCAGAAAGAAAAGCAGCTGA
- the LOC125261892 gene encoding MICAL-like protein 1 isoform X1, which produces MCSLKALQDWCRDVCEGYSDVQFTDMSSSFTDGLAFCAIIHKHRPELIDFHSLSKHNVYKNMRLAFDVAERELGISALLDPDELLCEEEPDLLSIITYVSQLYWVFNGKSHDSLKNCVEAEPSSTRTQEQTHTPVYARLSPRKRAGPQEPPSPTPRSQDHRPDNDSLKNCVEAEPSSTRTQEQTHTPVYARLSPRKRAEPQEPPSPTPRSQDHCPDNDSLKNCVEAEPSSTRTQEQTHAPFTSDMIRSSDKRVCSVCHKRVHLIERVLVKGRLYHRACFRCSRCHRALLPISFTVDSETGLLQCSYHCKAAPEHNRPADTAETDGDRSETDGDRSETDGDRSEMERDGVNDERLSTSSDIDIQEPPKPAPRKRVEPQEPPSPTPRSQDHRPDNVPSQSAMRKDHPWMKLVDLGPWYRLPPAPAPSTHSRCCPATFNPFLEDDEDESKDEEQNRFSCKTSVAHKPQTSCSAPSMHQAAYGFPLIKRKVITDTHVSEKEVCKEQKELEESLLRLEKRGVQLEREMRTRTDDNLLVDWFILIHKKNMLVRRDAELMYMLRQRRLEQQQADVEFELRCLFNKPEQDWSSDDRQQEHQLMSRLLSIIQQRNDIISCLDLDRQREKEEDMMLSAVIQRTDLLTQTDKQLEKFNKKFKGLQMFKASGCKSKNSSRKKSS; this is translated from the exons ATGTGTTCACTGAAAGCTCTTCAGGACTGGTGTCGAGATGTTTGTGAAGGCTACTCTGATGTTCAGTTCACAGATATGAGCTCCTCATTCACTGATGGACTGGCTTTCTGTGCGATCATCCACAAACACAGACCCGAGCTAAT TGATTTTCACTCTCTGTCCAAACACAACGTCTACAAGAACATGCGTCTG GCGTTTGATGTTGCGGAGCGTGAGCTTGGAATTTCTGCTCTGCTGGATCCGGAtgagctgttgtgtgaggaAGAGCCAGATCTTCTGTCCATCATCACTTATGTCTCACAGCTCTACTGGGTCTTCAATGGAAAATCTCATG ACAGTCTGAAGAATTGTGTGGAGGCTGAACCCAGCAGTACCAGAACACAAGAACAGACACACACTCCGGTATATGCCCGTCTGTCTCCCAGAAAGAGGGCGGGGCCTCAGGAACCTCCTAGCCCCACCCCCAGATCACAGGaccatcgccctgacaatg ACAGTCTGAAGAATTGTGTGGAGGCTGAACCCAGCAGTACCAGAACACAAGAACAGACACACACTCCGGTATATGCCCGTTTGTCTCCCAGAAAGAGGGCGGAGCCTCAGGAACCTCCTAGCCCCACCCCCAGATCACAGGACCATTGCCCTGACAATG ACAGTCTGAAGAATTGTGTGGAGGCTGAACCCAGCAGTACCAGAACACAAGAACAGACACACGCTCCG TTCACATCAGATATGATCAGATCTTCAGATAAAAGAGTCTGTAGTGTCTGTCACAAACGTGTTCATCTCATTGAGAGGGTTTTGGTGAAGGGACGCCTGTATCACCGTGCCTGCTtcag ATGCAGTCGCTGCCATCGCGCTCTGCTGCCGATCTCTTTCACAGTTGACAGTGAGACTGGTTTACTGCAGTGCAGTTATCACTGCAAAGCTGCTCCTGAACACAACCGGCCTGCAGATACTGCTGAGACAGATGGAGACAGAAGTGAGACAGACGGAGACAGAAGTGAGACAGATGGAGACAGAAGTGAAATGGAAAGAGACGGGGTGAATGATGAACGTCTCTCCACCTCATCAGACATAGACATCCAAGAACCTCCCAAACCTGCTCCCAGAAAGAGGGTGGAGCCTCAGGAACCTCCTAGCCCCACCCCCAGATCACAGGaccatcgccctgacaatg TACCGTCTCAGAGCGCCATGCGTAAGGATCATCCCTGGATGAAGCTGGTTGATTTGGGTCCCTGGTATCGCCTTCCTCCGGCTCCGGCTCCTTCCACTCATTCCCGCTGCTGCCCTGCGACCTTTAACCCCTTCCTGGAGGATGATGAGGATGAATCCAAGGATGAAGAG CAGAACCGTTTCAGTTGCAAAACATCAGTTGCACACAAACCACAGACCTCATGTTCAGCTCCCAGCATGCACCAGGCTGCCTACGGTTTCCCTCTCATCAAGAGGAAG GTGATCACAGACACACACGTGTCAGAGAAGGAGGTGTGTAAGGAGCAGAAGGAGCTGGAGGAGAGTCTGCTGAGGCTGGAGAAGAGAGGAGTGCAGCTGGAGAGAGAGATGAGGACAAGAACAGATG ATAACCTTTTGGTTGATTGGTTTATTCTGATTCATAAGAAGAACATGTTAGTGCGCAGAGATGCTGAGCTGATGTACAT GTTGAGACAGCGCCGTCTGGAGCAGCAGCAGGCTGATGTAGAGTTTGAGCTCAGGTGCCTCTTCAACAAACCAG AGCAAGACTGGAGCTCAGATGACAGACAGCAGGAACATCAGCTAATGTCACGCCTACTGTCAATCATCCAGCAGAGGAATGATATCATCAGCTGCCTGGATCTGGACAgacagag GGAAAAGGAGGAGGACATGATGCTGTCTGCTGTGATCCAGAGAACTG ATCTCCTGACACAGACGGACAAACAGCTGGAAAAATTCAACAAGAAGTTTAAAGGCCTTCAGATGTTCAAGGCATCTGGCTGTAAATCTAAAAACAGTAGCAGAAAGAAAAGCAGCTGA